From one Acipenser ruthenus chromosome 21, fAciRut3.2 maternal haplotype, whole genome shotgun sequence genomic stretch:
- the LOC131699150 gene encoding F-box only protein 22-like, whose translation MDLTIESKAGYVLSNVAEVVEKILTFVPTKSLFHTASVCALWRECARRVLRKQQNVAWISASGSSGGSGHVLPRKLDEEVENVYLLPKTVLIMADVDAFNQQDNHFLKKKVKKSSSSGKTDELRKLFPKGCDILGIAVPGIVLTPMGSHSNPPQEFEEGEAGFAIMFPNIDGINIRSFHFCKRSFSSTSLEEAGLVNNPSLRVVLLFGYEAFKSGAARFLNQVIEPLSKANILLAGGHIESVTSPESECCNPGSYGVVGLALSGSKIQGASVLLEQDVNSEKTAEAAVQRLISANIPQHNTLGFMFACVGRGRHHYNSKNNVEADAFRKIFPNIPLFGFFGNGEIGCDKNVTGDYTLTDAENLQHGYSTVMALVHLG comes from the exons ATGGATTTAACGATAGAAAGTAAAGCTGGGTATGTGCTTTCTAACGTAGCCGAGGTTGTTGAGAAAATTCTGACATTCGTACCGACCAAGTCACTGTTTCACACCGCCAG TGTGTGCGCATTATGGCGGGAGTGTGCCCGCAGAGTACTCAGAAAACAGCAGAATGTGGCCTGGATTTCTGCTTCAGGGTCCAGTGGCGGCAGTGGCCACGTCTTACCCCGGAAACTGGATGAAGAAGTGGAG AATGTGTATTTGCTTCCCAAGACGGTGCTGATTATGGCAGATGTTGATGCTTTTAACCAGCAAGATAAtcactttcttaaaaaaaaag TGAAAAAATCATCTAGCTCAGGAAAAACAGACGAGCTTAGGAAACTGTTTCCCAAAGGATGTGACATCTTGGGCATTGCAGTACCTGGGATTGTCT TAACTCCGATGGGGTCACACAGTAACCCGCCTCAGGAATTTGAAGAGGGAGAAGCAGGCTTTGCCATCATGTTTCCCAATATTGATGGAATAAATATCCGCTCATTCCACTTCTGCAAAAGGAGTTTCTCCAGCACGTCTCTTGAAGAAGCAG GACTTGTGAACAATCCCAGTCTGCGGGTGGTTCTTTTGTTTGGATACGAGGCGTTTAAGTCGGGAGCTGCACGATTCCTTAACCAAGTTATTGAGCCGCTGTCCAAAGCTAACATCCTCCTTGCTGGTGGACATATTGAGAGCGTGACTTCCCCAGAGTCAGAATG CTGTAACCCGGGTTCCTACGGGGTGGTGGGTCTGGCGTTGAGTGGCTCAAAGATCCAGGGCGCTTCGGTTCTCCTCGAGCAGGATGTGAACAGTGAGAAGACTGCAGAAGCAGCTGTGCAGCGCCTGATATCTGCCAACATCCCACAGCACAACACCCTGGGCTTCATGTTCGCCTGTGTGGGCCGTGGCAGACACCACTACAATTCGAAGAACAACGTGGAAGCAGACGCCTTTCGAAAGATCTTCCCAAACATTCCTTTGTTTGGCTTCTTCGGGAATGGGGAGATCGGATGTGACAAGAATGTCACTGGGGATTACACCCTGACTGACGCGGAAAACCTGCAGCACGGCTATTCCACAGTTATGGCACTTGTTCATTTAGGATGA